In the genome of Drosophila pseudoobscura strain MV-25-SWS-2005 chromosome 3, UCI_Dpse_MV25, whole genome shotgun sequence, one region contains:
- the hppy gene encoding mitogen-activated protein kinase kinase kinase kinase 5 isoform X2 — protein sequence MAAAHSHHNANLLSSDISRRNPQDEYELIQKIGSGTYGDVYKAKRIQSNELAAIKVIKLEPSDDIQIIQQEIIMMRDCRHPNIIAYYGSYLRRDKLWICMEFCGGGSLQDIYQVTGPLSENQIAYMCRETLKGLEYLHSMGKMHRDIKGANILLTEYGDVKLADFGVSAQITATINKRKSFIGTPYWMAPEVAAVERKGGYNQLCDIWACGITAIELAELQPPMFDLHPMRALFLMSKSGFKPPTLGNKDKWSPTFHNFIKTALTKNPKKRPTAERLLQHPFVQCEMSLRVAKELLQKYQSPNQQFYYYLDGEEETVASVPQRIPSKMTSRTNGVPAQNHTLKTAMTTNSMWNERSSSPETLPSDIATLPLHDTGLKDSIGPECSCSSHNGIVGVGRGGGGVAGGGGGGGGGGANGSSSGGGGSAQYGAGVAVGVGGGNHHQQPHTHTHHHHYHQLQQQQQQHPQPQLQPQQAHQQSHQHPQHQHLHQLHQQQSTTALTSSSTSSALATSAAHNPNCNSNPISSSASLASMPDLSSYLGLGLGMGVGMGMGLGLGFSNLRTTSIGDGDDDGLVDVDIAMNNAAPTTSAAAAAVPGSGSGAGTVTGSGSGCSASAAHYLRHSSNYRSAAAAQASQTAHPAPSPASANPNANGHGNGQGQGQGHGHGHGLISSSISSSASSASFYNRLLLLDNSSGDAVGGSGGGGGGGVAGGSCGVGATNGVEADATPPPVTQSIGDGFMHSSCPTASLGAAAAADDAAASSSSHLYQNLLRSSSGETPGSGAAGSSAGTNCDYRHESNQNGLEDSPRRHSSMDQLIGLLNDMGKSSRTRSLSDGGTQDDEEVEKEAQPDLLNNTPPVPPKRSHKRRHTPPRPISNGLPPTPKVHMGACFSKIFNGCPLRVHCTASWIHPETRDQHLLIGAEEGIYNLNMNELHDAAIDQLFPRRTTWLYVIKDVLMSLSGKSCQLYRHDLVALHSKQTVRFSLHMNKIPERLVPRKFALTTKVPDTKGCTQCCVTRNPYNGYKYLCGATPSGIFLMQWYDPLNKFMLLKQCEWPAISILGGGHGCVQNGHTPVFEMIITPELEYPIVCTGVRKAMNGCLKLELINMNSASWFHSEDLEYDAMATMVPRRDLLKVVRVHQVEKDAILVCYGNVMQVVTLQGNPKQHKKMVSQLNFDFNVDSIVCLPDSVLAFHKHGMQGKSLRNGEVTQEIKDMSRTYRLLGSDKVVALESQLLRTGSLGSEEGHDLYILAGHEASY from the exons GCGAAACGAATACAGAGCAATGAGCTGGCCGCCATCAAGGTCATCAAGCTGGAGCCCTCCGATGACATACAGATCATCCAGCAGGAGATCATAATGATGCGCGACTGCCGGCACCCGAACATCATCGCCTACTACGGGTCGTACCTGCGGCGGGACAAGCTCTGGATCTGCATGGAGTTCTGCGGCGGCGGGAGCCTGCAGGACATCTACCAGGTGACGGGACCGCTATCCGAGAACCAGATCGCCTACATGTGCCGCGAGACGCTCAAGGGCCTGGAGTACCTGCACTCCATGGGCAAGATGCACCGCGACATCAAGGGCGCCAACATCCTGCTCACGGAGTACGGGGACGTGAAGCTGGCCGACTTCGGGGTCTCGGCCCAGATAACGGCCACGATCAACAAGCGGAAGAGCTTCATAG GGACACCCTACTGGATGGCACCCGAGGTGGCCGCCGTGGAGCGCAAGGGCGGCTACAATCAACTATGTGATATTTGGGCCTGTGGCATCACGGCAATCG AGCTTGCTGAACTGCAGCCACCGATGTTCGATCTGCATCCGATGCGAGCCCTGTTCCTGATGTCGAAGAGCGGCTTCAAGCCGCCCACACTGGGCAACAAGGACAAGTGGAGTCCCACATTCCACAACTTCATCAAGACGGCGCTGACGAAGAACCCCAAGAAGCGACCCACCGCCGAGCGCCTGCTGCAGCATCCCTTCGTCCAGTGCGAGATGTCGCTGCGGGTGGCCAAGGAGCTGCTCCAGAAGTACCAGAGTCCCAATCAGCAGTTCTACTACTATCTCGACGGCGAGGAGGAG ACGGTGGCCAGTGTTCCGCAGCGGATACCCAGCAAGATGACATCACGCACCAATGGAGTTCCAGCCCAGAATCACACGCTGAAAACAG CCATGACGACAAACTCCATGTGGAACGAGCGATCCTCTAGTCCCGAGACGTTACCCAGCGACAT AGCCACTCTGCCATTGCACGACACGGGATTGAAAGATTCCATCGGCCCCGAGtgcagctgctcctcccaCAACGGGATAGTTGGCGTAGGaagaggtggaggaggagtagcaggaggaggcggaggtggaggtggaggcggggCAAACGGTAGCAGcagcggaggcggtggcagtgCCCAATATGGAGCcggagtcgcagtcggagtcggaggagGCAATCATCACCAGCagccccacacccacacccaccatcatcattatcatcaactgcagcagcagcaacagcagcatccacagccacagctacaacCACAGCAAGCACATCAGCAATCGCATCAGCATccacagcatcagcatctCCATCAGCTCCATCAGCAGCAATCGACCACCGCTTTGACATCgtccagcaccagcagcgccTTGGCCACCTCGGCGGCCCACAATCCCAATTGCAACTCGAACCCCATCAGCTCCTCCGCCTCGCTGGCCTCGATGCCGGATCTGAGCTCCtatctgggcctgggcctgggcatgggcgtgggaatgggcatgggcctgggcctgggattCTCCAATCTCCGCACCACGAGCATTGGCGATGGGGACGACGACGGCCTGGTGGATGTTGACATTGCCATGAATAACGCTGCTCCAACGACCtcggctgctgccgccgccgtccCAGGTTCAGGTTCGGGAGCGGGCACGGTTACTGGGTCCGGCTCTGGGTGCTCCGCCTCTGCCGCGCATTACCTGAGGCACAGCAGCAATTATCGCTCCGCTGCGGCTGCGCAGGCGTCTCAGACCGCCCATCCTGCCCCCTCGCCGGCGTCTGCGAATCCGAACGCGAACGGGCATGGGAACGgtcagggccagggccagggccatggccacggccacgggTTGATCTCATCCAGCATATCGTCCTCCGCGTCATCAGCTTCGTTTTATAATCGCCTACTACTCCTCGATAATTCCAGCGGCGATGCAgttggcggcagcggcggaggtggaggcggcggcgtcgcCGGCGGCAGCTGCGGTGTCGGTGCCACCAACGGTGTCGAGGCCGATGCCACACCCCCGCCTGTGACGCAATCGATCGGCGACGGCTTCATGCATTCCAGCTGCCCCACGGCCAGCCTCggagcagcggcggcggccgaCGACGCTGCGGCCAGCAGCTCCTCGCATCTCTACCAGAATCTGCTAAGGAGCAGCTCTGGAGAGACACCCGGCAGTGGAGCGGCGGGCTCCTCAGCGGGCACCAACTGTGATTACCGGCACGAGAGCAACCAG AATGGGCTGGAAGACTCGCCGCGGCGGCATAGCTCCATGGACCAGTTGATCGGTCTGCTCAATGACATGGGAAAGTCTTCGCGGACACGCAGCCTCAGCGATGGTGGCACCCAGGACGACGAAGAAG TGGAGAAGGAGGCGCAACCCGATCTGCTGAACAACACACCTCCTGTGCCGCCGAAGCGTTCGCACAAGCGTCGCCACACGCCGCCCAGGCCCATCTCCAACGGACTGCCGCCCACACCCAAGGTGCATATGGGCGCCTGCTTCTCGAAGATATTCAATGGCTGCCCCCTGCGAGTGCACTGTACCGCCTCGTGGATCCATCCAGAGACGCGGGACCAGCACCTGTTGATCGGCGCCGAGGAGGGCATCTACAACCTGAATATGAACGAGCTCCACGACGCGGCCATCGACCAGCTGTTCCCGCGCCGCACCACCTGGCTGTATGTGATCAAGGACGTCCTAATGAGTCTGTCTG GCAAGTCCTGCCAGCTGTACAGGCACGATCTGGTGGCTCTGCATTCCAAGCAGACGGTACGATTCTCGCTGCACATGAACAAGATCCCCGAGCGGCTGGTGCCCAGGAAGTTTGCCCTCACCACCAAGGTGCCAGACACAAAGGGCTGCACCCAGTGCTGCGTTACAAGGAACCCCTACAACGGATACAAGTATCTGTGCGGGGCGACGCCCAGCGGCATCTTCCTGATGCAGTGGTACGATCCGCTGAACAAGTTCATGCTGTTGAAGCAGTGCGAGTGGCCGGCCATCAGCATCCTGGGCGGAGGTCACGGCTGCGTTCAGAACGGACACACGCCCGTCTTCGAGATGATCATCACGCCGGAGCTGGAGTACCCCATTGTGTGCACGGGAGTGCGCAAGGCGATGAACGGCTGCCTCAAGCTGGAGCTGATCAACATGAACA GTGCCAGCTGGTTCCACTCGGAGGACCTGGAGTATGACGCCATGGCCACGATGGTGCCGCGACGCGACCTCCTGAAGGTGGTGCGTGTGCACCAGGTGGAGAAGGACGCCATTCTCGTCTGCTATGGCAATGTGATGCAGGTGGTCACGCTCCAAGGCAACCCCAAGCAGCACAAGAAGATGGTATCGCAGCTTAACTTTGACTTTAACGTAGACAGTATTG TTTGCTTACCAGACAGCGTTTTGGCATTCCACAAGCACGGCATGCAGGGGAAGTCGCTGCGCAATGGTGAGGTGACGCAGGAGATCAAGGACATGAGTCGCACCTACCGGCTGCTGGGCAGCGACAA GGTTGTTGCCTTGGAGAGTCAGCTGCTTAGGACTGGCTCCCTGGGCAGTGAGGAGGGACACGATCTGTACATTTTGGCCGGCCACGAGGCCAGTTACTAG
- the hppy gene encoding mitogen-activated protein kinase kinase kinase kinase 5 isoform X1 yields MAAAHSHHNANLLSSDISRRNPQDEYELIQKIGSGTYGDVYKAKRIQSNELAAIKVIKLEPSDDIQIIQQEIIMMRDCRHPNIIAYYGSYLRRDKLWICMEFCGGGSLQDIYQVTGPLSENQIAYMCRETLKGLEYLHSMGKMHRDIKGANILLTEYGDVKLADFGVSAQITATINKRKSFIGTPYWMAPEVAAVERKGGYNQLCDIWACGITAIELAELQPPMFDLHPMRALFLMSKSGFKPPTLGNKDKWSPTFHNFIKTALTKNPKKRPTAERLLQHPFVQCEMSLRVAKELLQKYQSPNQQFYYYLDGEEETVASVPQRIPSKMTSRTNGVPAQNHTLKTAMTTNSMWNERSSSPETLPSDMSLLQYIDEELKLRATLPLHDTGLKDSIGPECSCSSHNGIVGVGRGGGGVAGGGGGGGGGGANGSSSGGGGSAQYGAGVAVGVGGGNHHQQPHTHTHHHHYHQLQQQQQQHPQPQLQPQQAHQQSHQHPQHQHLHQLHQQQSTTALTSSSTSSALATSAAHNPNCNSNPISSSASLASMPDLSSYLGLGLGMGVGMGMGLGLGFSNLRTTSIGDGDDDGLVDVDIAMNNAAPTTSAAAAAVPGSGSGAGTVTGSGSGCSASAAHYLRHSSNYRSAAAAQASQTAHPAPSPASANPNANGHGNGQGQGQGHGHGHGLISSSISSSASSASFYNRLLLLDNSSGDAVGGSGGGGGGGVAGGSCGVGATNGVEADATPPPVTQSIGDGFMHSSCPTASLGAAAAADDAAASSSSHLYQNLLRSSSGETPGSGAAGSSAGTNCDYRHESNQNGLEDSPRRHSSMDQLIGLLNDMGKSSRTRSLSDGGTQDDEEVEKEAQPDLLNNTPPVPPKRSHKRRHTPPRPISNGLPPTPKVHMGACFSKIFNGCPLRVHCTASWIHPETRDQHLLIGAEEGIYNLNMNELHDAAIDQLFPRRTTWLYVIKDVLMSLSGKSCQLYRHDLVALHSKQTVRFSLHMNKIPERLVPRKFALTTKVPDTKGCTQCCVTRNPYNGYKYLCGATPSGIFLMQWYDPLNKFMLLKQCEWPAISILGGGHGCVQNGHTPVFEMIITPELEYPIVCTGVRKAMNGCLKLELINMNSASWFHSEDLEYDAMATMVPRRDLLKVVRVHQVEKDAILVCYGNVMQVVTLQGNPKQHKKMVSQLNFDFNVDSIVCLPDSVLAFHKHGMQGKSLRNGEVTQEIKDMSRTYRLLGSDKVVALESQLLRTGSLGSEEGHDLYILAGHEASY; encoded by the exons GCGAAACGAATACAGAGCAATGAGCTGGCCGCCATCAAGGTCATCAAGCTGGAGCCCTCCGATGACATACAGATCATCCAGCAGGAGATCATAATGATGCGCGACTGCCGGCACCCGAACATCATCGCCTACTACGGGTCGTACCTGCGGCGGGACAAGCTCTGGATCTGCATGGAGTTCTGCGGCGGCGGGAGCCTGCAGGACATCTACCAGGTGACGGGACCGCTATCCGAGAACCAGATCGCCTACATGTGCCGCGAGACGCTCAAGGGCCTGGAGTACCTGCACTCCATGGGCAAGATGCACCGCGACATCAAGGGCGCCAACATCCTGCTCACGGAGTACGGGGACGTGAAGCTGGCCGACTTCGGGGTCTCGGCCCAGATAACGGCCACGATCAACAAGCGGAAGAGCTTCATAG GGACACCCTACTGGATGGCACCCGAGGTGGCCGCCGTGGAGCGCAAGGGCGGCTACAATCAACTATGTGATATTTGGGCCTGTGGCATCACGGCAATCG AGCTTGCTGAACTGCAGCCACCGATGTTCGATCTGCATCCGATGCGAGCCCTGTTCCTGATGTCGAAGAGCGGCTTCAAGCCGCCCACACTGGGCAACAAGGACAAGTGGAGTCCCACATTCCACAACTTCATCAAGACGGCGCTGACGAAGAACCCCAAGAAGCGACCCACCGCCGAGCGCCTGCTGCAGCATCCCTTCGTCCAGTGCGAGATGTCGCTGCGGGTGGCCAAGGAGCTGCTCCAGAAGTACCAGAGTCCCAATCAGCAGTTCTACTACTATCTCGACGGCGAGGAGGAG ACGGTGGCCAGTGTTCCGCAGCGGATACCCAGCAAGATGACATCACGCACCAATGGAGTTCCAGCCCAGAATCACACGCTGAAAACAG CCATGACGACAAACTCCATGTGGAACGAGCGATCCTCTAGTCCCGAGACGTTACCCAGCGACAT GAGCCTCTTACAGTATATTGATGAGGAGCTAAAGCTAAG AGCCACTCTGCCATTGCACGACACGGGATTGAAAGATTCCATCGGCCCCGAGtgcagctgctcctcccaCAACGGGATAGTTGGCGTAGGaagaggtggaggaggagtagcaggaggaggcggaggtggaggtggaggcggggCAAACGGTAGCAGcagcggaggcggtggcagtgCCCAATATGGAGCcggagtcgcagtcggagtcggaggagGCAATCATCACCAGCagccccacacccacacccaccatcatcattatcatcaactgcagcagcagcaacagcagcatccacagccacagctacaacCACAGCAAGCACATCAGCAATCGCATCAGCATccacagcatcagcatctCCATCAGCTCCATCAGCAGCAATCGACCACCGCTTTGACATCgtccagcaccagcagcgccTTGGCCACCTCGGCGGCCCACAATCCCAATTGCAACTCGAACCCCATCAGCTCCTCCGCCTCGCTGGCCTCGATGCCGGATCTGAGCTCCtatctgggcctgggcctgggcatgggcgtgggaatgggcatgggcctgggcctgggattCTCCAATCTCCGCACCACGAGCATTGGCGATGGGGACGACGACGGCCTGGTGGATGTTGACATTGCCATGAATAACGCTGCTCCAACGACCtcggctgctgccgccgccgtccCAGGTTCAGGTTCGGGAGCGGGCACGGTTACTGGGTCCGGCTCTGGGTGCTCCGCCTCTGCCGCGCATTACCTGAGGCACAGCAGCAATTATCGCTCCGCTGCGGCTGCGCAGGCGTCTCAGACCGCCCATCCTGCCCCCTCGCCGGCGTCTGCGAATCCGAACGCGAACGGGCATGGGAACGgtcagggccagggccagggccatggccacggccacgggTTGATCTCATCCAGCATATCGTCCTCCGCGTCATCAGCTTCGTTTTATAATCGCCTACTACTCCTCGATAATTCCAGCGGCGATGCAgttggcggcagcggcggaggtggaggcggcggcgtcgcCGGCGGCAGCTGCGGTGTCGGTGCCACCAACGGTGTCGAGGCCGATGCCACACCCCCGCCTGTGACGCAATCGATCGGCGACGGCTTCATGCATTCCAGCTGCCCCACGGCCAGCCTCggagcagcggcggcggccgaCGACGCTGCGGCCAGCAGCTCCTCGCATCTCTACCAGAATCTGCTAAGGAGCAGCTCTGGAGAGACACCCGGCAGTGGAGCGGCGGGCTCCTCAGCGGGCACCAACTGTGATTACCGGCACGAGAGCAACCAG AATGGGCTGGAAGACTCGCCGCGGCGGCATAGCTCCATGGACCAGTTGATCGGTCTGCTCAATGACATGGGAAAGTCTTCGCGGACACGCAGCCTCAGCGATGGTGGCACCCAGGACGACGAAGAAG TGGAGAAGGAGGCGCAACCCGATCTGCTGAACAACACACCTCCTGTGCCGCCGAAGCGTTCGCACAAGCGTCGCCACACGCCGCCCAGGCCCATCTCCAACGGACTGCCGCCCACACCCAAGGTGCATATGGGCGCCTGCTTCTCGAAGATATTCAATGGCTGCCCCCTGCGAGTGCACTGTACCGCCTCGTGGATCCATCCAGAGACGCGGGACCAGCACCTGTTGATCGGCGCCGAGGAGGGCATCTACAACCTGAATATGAACGAGCTCCACGACGCGGCCATCGACCAGCTGTTCCCGCGCCGCACCACCTGGCTGTATGTGATCAAGGACGTCCTAATGAGTCTGTCTG GCAAGTCCTGCCAGCTGTACAGGCACGATCTGGTGGCTCTGCATTCCAAGCAGACGGTACGATTCTCGCTGCACATGAACAAGATCCCCGAGCGGCTGGTGCCCAGGAAGTTTGCCCTCACCACCAAGGTGCCAGACACAAAGGGCTGCACCCAGTGCTGCGTTACAAGGAACCCCTACAACGGATACAAGTATCTGTGCGGGGCGACGCCCAGCGGCATCTTCCTGATGCAGTGGTACGATCCGCTGAACAAGTTCATGCTGTTGAAGCAGTGCGAGTGGCCGGCCATCAGCATCCTGGGCGGAGGTCACGGCTGCGTTCAGAACGGACACACGCCCGTCTTCGAGATGATCATCACGCCGGAGCTGGAGTACCCCATTGTGTGCACGGGAGTGCGCAAGGCGATGAACGGCTGCCTCAAGCTGGAGCTGATCAACATGAACA GTGCCAGCTGGTTCCACTCGGAGGACCTGGAGTATGACGCCATGGCCACGATGGTGCCGCGACGCGACCTCCTGAAGGTGGTGCGTGTGCACCAGGTGGAGAAGGACGCCATTCTCGTCTGCTATGGCAATGTGATGCAGGTGGTCACGCTCCAAGGCAACCCCAAGCAGCACAAGAAGATGGTATCGCAGCTTAACTTTGACTTTAACGTAGACAGTATTG TTTGCTTACCAGACAGCGTTTTGGCATTCCACAAGCACGGCATGCAGGGGAAGTCGCTGCGCAATGGTGAGGTGACGCAGGAGATCAAGGACATGAGTCGCACCTACCGGCTGCTGGGCAGCGACAA GGTTGTTGCCTTGGAGAGTCAGCTGCTTAGGACTGGCTCCCTGGGCAGTGAGGAGGGACACGATCTGTACATTTTGGCCGGCCACGAGGCCAGTTACTAG
- the hppy gene encoding mitogen-activated protein kinase kinase kinase kinase 5 isoform X3 — MAAAHSHHNANLLSSDISRRNPQDEYELIQKIGSGTYGDVYKAKRIQSNELAAIKVIKLEPSDDIQIIQQEIIMMRDCRHPNIIAYYGSYLRRDKLWICMEFCGGGSLQDIYQVTGPLSENQIAYMCRETLKGLEYLHSMGKMHRDIKGANILLTEYGDVKLADFGVSAQITATINKRKSFIGTPYWMAPEVAAVERKGGYNQLCDIWACGITAIELAELQPPMFDLHPMRALFLMSKSGFKPPTLGNKDKWSPTFHNFIKTALTKNPKKRPTAERLLQHPFVQCEMSLRVAKELLQKYQSPNQQFYYYLDGEEETVASVPQRIPSKMTSRTNGVPAQNHTLKTAMTTNSMWNERSSSPETLPSDMSLLQYIDEELKLSGDAVGGSGGGGGGGVAGGSCGVGATNGVEADATPPPVTQSIGDGFMHSSCPTASLGAAAAADDAAASSSSHLYQNLLRSSSGETPGSGAAGSSAGTNCDYRHESNQNGLEDSPRRHSSMDQLIGLLNDMGKSSRTRSLSDGGTQDDEEVEKEAQPDLLNNTPPVPPKRSHKRRHTPPRPISNGLPPTPKVHMGACFSKIFNGCPLRVHCTASWIHPETRDQHLLIGAEEGIYNLNMNELHDAAIDQLFPRRTTWLYVIKDVLMSLSGKSCQLYRHDLVALHSKQTVRFSLHMNKIPERLVPRKFALTTKVPDTKGCTQCCVTRNPYNGYKYLCGATPSGIFLMQWYDPLNKFMLLKQCEWPAISILGGGHGCVQNGHTPVFEMIITPELEYPIVCTGVRKAMNGCLKLELINMNSASWFHSEDLEYDAMATMVPRRDLLKVVRVHQVEKDAILVCYGNVMQVVTLQGNPKQHKKMVSQLNFDFNVDSIVCLPDSVLAFHKHGMQGKSLRNGEVTQEIKDMSRTYRLLGSDKVVALESQLLRTGSLGSEEGHDLYILAGHEASY, encoded by the exons GCGAAACGAATACAGAGCAATGAGCTGGCCGCCATCAAGGTCATCAAGCTGGAGCCCTCCGATGACATACAGATCATCCAGCAGGAGATCATAATGATGCGCGACTGCCGGCACCCGAACATCATCGCCTACTACGGGTCGTACCTGCGGCGGGACAAGCTCTGGATCTGCATGGAGTTCTGCGGCGGCGGGAGCCTGCAGGACATCTACCAGGTGACGGGACCGCTATCCGAGAACCAGATCGCCTACATGTGCCGCGAGACGCTCAAGGGCCTGGAGTACCTGCACTCCATGGGCAAGATGCACCGCGACATCAAGGGCGCCAACATCCTGCTCACGGAGTACGGGGACGTGAAGCTGGCCGACTTCGGGGTCTCGGCCCAGATAACGGCCACGATCAACAAGCGGAAGAGCTTCATAG GGACACCCTACTGGATGGCACCCGAGGTGGCCGCCGTGGAGCGCAAGGGCGGCTACAATCAACTATGTGATATTTGGGCCTGTGGCATCACGGCAATCG AGCTTGCTGAACTGCAGCCACCGATGTTCGATCTGCATCCGATGCGAGCCCTGTTCCTGATGTCGAAGAGCGGCTTCAAGCCGCCCACACTGGGCAACAAGGACAAGTGGAGTCCCACATTCCACAACTTCATCAAGACGGCGCTGACGAAGAACCCCAAGAAGCGACCCACCGCCGAGCGCCTGCTGCAGCATCCCTTCGTCCAGTGCGAGATGTCGCTGCGGGTGGCCAAGGAGCTGCTCCAGAAGTACCAGAGTCCCAATCAGCAGTTCTACTACTATCTCGACGGCGAGGAGGAG ACGGTGGCCAGTGTTCCGCAGCGGATACCCAGCAAGATGACATCACGCACCAATGGAGTTCCAGCCCAGAATCACACGCTGAAAACAG CCATGACGACAAACTCCATGTGGAACGAGCGATCCTCTAGTCCCGAGACGTTACCCAGCGACAT GAGCCTCTTACAGTATATTGATGAGGAGCTAAAGCTAAG CGGCGATGCAgttggcggcagcggcggaggtggaggcggcggcgtcgcCGGCGGCAGCTGCGGTGTCGGTGCCACCAACGGTGTCGAGGCCGATGCCACACCCCCGCCTGTGACGCAATCGATCGGCGACGGCTTCATGCATTCCAGCTGCCCCACGGCCAGCCTCggagcagcggcggcggccgaCGACGCTGCGGCCAGCAGCTCCTCGCATCTCTACCAGAATCTGCTAAGGAGCAGCTCTGGAGAGACACCCGGCAGTGGAGCGGCGGGCTCCTCAGCGGGCACCAACTGTGATTACCGGCACGAGAGCAACCAG AATGGGCTGGAAGACTCGCCGCGGCGGCATAGCTCCATGGACCAGTTGATCGGTCTGCTCAATGACATGGGAAAGTCTTCGCGGACACGCAGCCTCAGCGATGGTGGCACCCAGGACGACGAAGAAG TGGAGAAGGAGGCGCAACCCGATCTGCTGAACAACACACCTCCTGTGCCGCCGAAGCGTTCGCACAAGCGTCGCCACACGCCGCCCAGGCCCATCTCCAACGGACTGCCGCCCACACCCAAGGTGCATATGGGCGCCTGCTTCTCGAAGATATTCAATGGCTGCCCCCTGCGAGTGCACTGTACCGCCTCGTGGATCCATCCAGAGACGCGGGACCAGCACCTGTTGATCGGCGCCGAGGAGGGCATCTACAACCTGAATATGAACGAGCTCCACGACGCGGCCATCGACCAGCTGTTCCCGCGCCGCACCACCTGGCTGTATGTGATCAAGGACGTCCTAATGAGTCTGTCTG GCAAGTCCTGCCAGCTGTACAGGCACGATCTGGTGGCTCTGCATTCCAAGCAGACGGTACGATTCTCGCTGCACATGAACAAGATCCCCGAGCGGCTGGTGCCCAGGAAGTTTGCCCTCACCACCAAGGTGCCAGACACAAAGGGCTGCACCCAGTGCTGCGTTACAAGGAACCCCTACAACGGATACAAGTATCTGTGCGGGGCGACGCCCAGCGGCATCTTCCTGATGCAGTGGTACGATCCGCTGAACAAGTTCATGCTGTTGAAGCAGTGCGAGTGGCCGGCCATCAGCATCCTGGGCGGAGGTCACGGCTGCGTTCAGAACGGACACACGCCCGTCTTCGAGATGATCATCACGCCGGAGCTGGAGTACCCCATTGTGTGCACGGGAGTGCGCAAGGCGATGAACGGCTGCCTCAAGCTGGAGCTGATCAACATGAACA GTGCCAGCTGGTTCCACTCGGAGGACCTGGAGTATGACGCCATGGCCACGATGGTGCCGCGACGCGACCTCCTGAAGGTGGTGCGTGTGCACCAGGTGGAGAAGGACGCCATTCTCGTCTGCTATGGCAATGTGATGCAGGTGGTCACGCTCCAAGGCAACCCCAAGCAGCACAAGAAGATGGTATCGCAGCTTAACTTTGACTTTAACGTAGACAGTATTG TTTGCTTACCAGACAGCGTTTTGGCATTCCACAAGCACGGCATGCAGGGGAAGTCGCTGCGCAATGGTGAGGTGACGCAGGAGATCAAGGACATGAGTCGCACCTACCGGCTGCTGGGCAGCGACAA GGTTGTTGCCTTGGAGAGTCAGCTGCTTAGGACTGGCTCCCTGGGCAGTGAGGAGGGACACGATCTGTACATTTTGGCCGGCCACGAGGCCAGTTACTAG